The nucleotide sequence GAATTAAAATCAAGCAAATAAATAAGTAAGATTTACGTGTGAAGTTTCAGGTAATTGCTTAACCCGTGTAATTTGATATTCACAACTGACAACATCAGATTATTACCTAAGCCTCAAAGCCATCCTTTTAATTGCATTACTAGTTAAGCACTTGGCATGTTGCTACCTAGAATATGGTTATATTGTAATTGTTTGCTTCGAATGATCAAAACTGACAGCTTGGCTGGATGTTCAGGTTCCGGTAGTGGAAATCGTGTACAGTTCGATGGTCGTTGCCACTTTATATGCATGGTTTTGAGTGTTACAGACGTTCTTTTCACCTTCATACTGTTGCTATTCAAAAACTGTTAAACGTGACTGTCATGTAATGTTACACTCTGGGTTTTCATTGGCTCTGTGTAATCATTTTCATATAACACTTCTATATATTTTAGTTGCTTGATTCATGTTGGGTTTTGTACACGATTTCCCTGGTTCCAAATTTTCTCTGCTATAAGATCCCATCCTCTAATGAATACATACAAACCTATACAGGTATAATGGTTGAATAATGTCTAAACAACCAGTGAATTTATCCGTTCACTAACTGCATAAGTTATGTACACATGACaccttttcaatattttgatatatacaTGTTTGTCGATAAACATTATTTCAAtacttgtattatttttcacaTTCAGATACAGGTAATACATATTTATTGCAagaatatttgggaaaaataCATTCTCAAATCGTAGTACAGTGCATGGAAAGTCCAAGTTTATTATGTTACTGGATAGATCATGTTATACCAACCTTGTCATGAACAAACGAAAAGTCTAAGACAGGTACACCACTGATTTGGAGAAAAGGCGACACGTCACTTCCAGAAGCAATATCTCCAATGCtatgataaataatattttttttaaaacgaTGTACAGGATAGAAACAATACTCAAACTAAAATGTTCaagttgttaatatttcttatttaatttaaaagttATTAGTAAATAATATTTCTTGTTAGAAgtagataaaataaaaaaaattaaggtgAACAGCTGGaacaaaatcttaaaaaaaaaatgatataaaagtgATATGTTTCCATGTATCTCCATATATGGAAACGTGAATATCATAGATGGAActcaaaattgttaaatattaGCACAATCAAATTAAAGACTGGTAGGGCATATTAAATCTTACATAGGCTCGTCGTTACTAAGTTTGCCTCTAAGGCGCCATCTGTCATAAAGTGTttcgacattttcttcaaactcTTGTGGGTTTGGGTCAGGAACCTTGCAGAAAGGAGAAAAATTCTTTGTTTTGTGATATATATTCTTGTTCAAAGTTTAATCGTCTACCCAATTCGAAAGGTTCTGAATAGTTCATATCTTTTATCTGTGTGTATAATTTCGTATCCCGTATATATTAATCGTCGTGCACTGTAAATACCGTGTTCACGGTTCTCCCAATATTAATGCTGgaaaatttgcaaaaatataCAACGAAACCTGAATGTCGCATCAAAGGAATTAAAGATACTTAATACCAACGAATATACATACGGTAAAAAAGTATTTCAAACAAAGTGTACTTTTGCTACTGATTGAATGATCTCCGAAAATACTGAACTATATTATTTTAAGCAAACTTAAGAAGTTTCGATTTAAAATTCTACATTATAACTATTAAATTATATGTAAGTTTATTTTGCACACTATAGATCAATTATAGAaggttaatatataatattcagaaAAGCAATGCcgaagggggtggaggggggggggtatgagcAAATGTATCGTTCGCACCTGTTTAGCCGCTTCCCATATGGTATGATATAAACTTGGAGTCGATGATAATTCTGGAACGAAGTTTCCTAAAATTAAGGATAAAAGCACAAAAGAAACTcaattagaaattaaaaaacaaaatatgtacaCAACATACATATCACGCGCCcttacatacatatttacaacatCATTTTGTATTTACCTGATACTGCAATATCAATATTCAAGTAAGCTATCGATGAGCTATGGAGAATCTTCGCATTTTCCTGAGGAAAAAAAAGGTAATATCATAACACGTTTATCGTAGGATAATGCACGGATGGGGTATAACTCTTGCAATCAACGAGGCCGTTGATTAATTCATACGAAACTTTAAATATACATCGATTTTTATCTCAGaatattacattaaataaaatcgaagcattttttttttgaaattgtaCCCATTACTTCCTaatgtttattatattatagACAAAAGTCTCTAAACAATATATATGCGCCAATAAAGTAACAAGAGTGACAGAAACACAATGAAGCAAGCCAGTCTTTGACGTGTAATAAATGCATAATTACATACACGTTGAGTCATTGACATATGTCAACAAAGCTAACAAAACAGTTTCAAACAAACAGTTAAATTCAATACTTAAATTGCTTTACTATGAAAGGTACTTGATCAGAAGGAAATATGTCAGAACCAGTACCGTTATTATGCTTCATTGTATTTCTTTAACGTAGTTGCTGTTGTAGATTTCGTTGCTGTACCGGTAGGTATAAGCCTAGACGTTATGTAAGTGTTAATAAAGTGTTTTAATATTAGCTAGTCAATTTGTGTGTAACTGTCTTTCGTTGGTTTGATTGCTTGGAATTGgacatttgaacattgcctCTTTTACTGATTGTTGTCATACTATACTCGATCCAAGCTTTCCTTATTGGCAACTTCATCCACCGGGAGCTTACCGTGCAATATATAAAGCTAAGCTGGCGACAACGATCCAATCAAATTCGGGATATTTAACAAGCATGAATGAACACATGATAACTGGGATATGGTTGTATACAGGCTATACAGACAGTTCAAATTTGCACTTGGACAGCACACTTTATATCACTCGGCCTCACAGATCAAGCTATTTCAAgttaaattttaaatgaaggTATTTATACAGCAACATATATGTTAACATCTAAACACATCTCCTATAATACTTGATTTAAACTCTACATAAACCCATActttaaatgtttcatttgattttaattgctcAACTCTAATAGTCTCGATGATTGGTGATTTTCTGTAATTAATAGTTGTTTTTCTATTCCAATATGCGTAAATTTTTTAGCGTGAATGGTCGTTTGTGGTATTTCTATAATACGTGAAAACAGTAATCAATTTACTGCTACCTCTATTCCGAATGTCCTATAGGGATTAAGTGAGAAAAAGGTACCTATTGCGATACCCCCAGGACTTCTATTTATGAAATTATATGTAACCCGCTGATTGTTATATGCTTTGTTGTCTTCTGTCTAAACTGATTTTCTGTTTAGTTTATTCGAGCGGCAGTATTAGTTTATTTTTTACTTGACTAGTTAaaagtcatttcaaataatgaagtggATTTCGTCGAGTTTAAagtttttataatttattattggCACGTCATCATAGAATACAATGAAATATGGTTGTGTCACGAATTGCTGAAAATGTAATAAAGTTCAtctattaaataaaaaaataataataactagcATTCATTAACTTTCAATTGCTTAGAGCATCTTCGCTTCATACTGTACAATCGTATTTCAGAAATATTCGGTATAGCTTGGAACATTGCATACCGAAAGATTATTTGTATATAACTTTATAGTGGAAGAACGGGAAAGTTGAGGTAATTCAGTTTCTTTCCAACGCTGCAAAGTTTAAgaaatacaattttattttgtattgcgTATACCGACGTGCTGAAATTCAAATCTAACATTTATCAAGATCAGGGTCATGGATCAGATTTCTAACTGCCATTAGACAGTATTAGTTTTAGGCTATGTCTTAAATAAGTATGTAGGAAATATATAAAACTGTTTTAATTGTGCATTTATTAAATGGAACCCATGCAATATTGTTGTTATTCTTCTTAAAACCATAATTTATCCGGGAAGTAGATACCATTAAAATACTTGATCTCACCTCAACCCATTCATTTGAACCGATCTGACCGAATTCACCAGCGCCCCAACTAGCAAAGAAGATTGAACGTCTCGGTCGCCATCCTGAATACAAGCAACAAACATATACTATTGCAAATTTCCATACCGATCTACGTTATAGATATGAAAGCATTGAGAGTTCTAAACTTTGATCTTTGGGTGTAATGAAAATTAAACCTAAttacaaaaaacatttggtgttcGAGTACATTCGAGAAGGAACAATCACATTAAATATACGGTTAGAAGTATCATATACTAAGAATGAGATATAGAACGAAATATTATGAGGAATCACCATCCGTGACTGAATGAAAGCAATGTACTGAATCATTATCGCAAGTCCTGGAAATTTGAAGTACAcgaaccatttttttttagttcacCAAAGGCTCTTGCAACTTCCAGCATAGTGCTGAGTCCGGTAGAGGGATCAACCGCACCAAATGCCCAGGCATCGCTATGGCTCCCTATCACAATAAACCGATCTATTGGTGGATAGAACATGTAATTTCAAAGTAATATGTGTCCTATTTGATAATATAAATTAAGATGTGTTCATATATGCTGCAACGAATCGTGAAAAAAGGAATACAAAAACCAATGTTTAGTAATTGTTATGAATAACTTTGCCGCCCTCTTGATACTGTGAGATGTAAAGCTTGTATGCTAATTTAGTTTAATGCATTTATTCAGATGATTCAAACGTCTGATCTTGAACTATCGATCTGTTTCATTTTACGCATatacaaaaaattaatatattttgtttgtataggTGCCGCATACAGCAGGTGAGAACTTACATCATACAAATTCATAGCATGAAGGTACTTCTTCAATGAAAAGAGATTTGTACCTGGTTCAACTGCTCCAAAAAGTTTCCCAATTACATTCCATGTATCCGTGCGACCGTTTTTGTTGTGAATTTTCATTCTAACAGCCCTGAAAGGAATATATTATACACAAGGcgttgttttgtttcttcttgtATATACGGCAAGTACGAGATATGGTACATTTCaattacaaattaaaacataTAGCTATTGCACTGCTAAATGATGTTTCCAATGggattcattttcatttaactCGAATCTTACCCATCTTGTTCTGGTGGAGCAAAGCCCGGTCCGTACCTGTAGGTCAGTGTAGGTATGTTACCTGACCAATCGTTCTTAACAGGGTCGCCACCTAACAATCTGGAAATTATATACATCAAATTATTATTCAGTTCAGTTCAAAACATATTGCTTTTACAATATGTACAAGATAACATTTGCCGATTTGCCAATTTGTAATAGGATGTTTGTGATTCTGTTCTTAAAGGAAAGGCAAAATAACCAATTGAACTTTGGTTGTAAGATGATTCATCCACACACGTTTCATATTTGATAGAATTCATGCCATTGATTTTTATTTAGTCATTTAGTTCTATTCAAACAGCCAATCACACATTAAGGCTAAGAAACAACGCAAAAGCCAACAATAAACTTTTCGTAAGGAGCACCGTATTTAGAAGCTATctttaataaattataatttaacCTTCGTCAGTCAAAGCGTCataaaacaagaacaataaTGCTGCAATAAATTACAAGAAATCTGCTCAAGAGCACAGTTCATGGTTCAAAATAACCAGGTCACTTAAAATAACATATTGGCAAGTTTCCAGTGACCATGCTTTTAGGGCAAGAAACCATGACAAGTAGATCTAAATCCtgacatatttaaattaaaggGTTATTCACCTAGATATACTCACCCAAGCAACTGTTCGGCATCGTCTGATGATATTGGATGAACGGGCAGTTTCGGCAGACTATGTTGTTTCGCATATTCCTCGCTATGACGGTATGCACCCTCTGGttttaaacatatttatcaGTTGCTcgtaaaaaaaattgacatgttTCTTAGACATTGCATTACAAAGCAGCTTGATAATAAGGCATTCTGCTCTTCTGGAACATAATTATGTATTAATGAAATCGTCTGATGTAATTCATTACATAGCACCGAAGTGTCGGTAACATGTATTTCCCCTATGTCATTGTTCGTTTAACAGTTTGACGTCTATAACATAGATAATACCCCAGTACCATTTGGAAGCAAGAACGAAATATTTTCACTTAAGTCAGCGTTATGGAATCATTATGGCATAACATTATCATAAACTATGCAAGAGTACCATATATCAAACGAAGTCAATATTCTCTATATTGTTATGCAAATTTCTGTATAAATAAATTTTCTCGCGAATTACACAGCACAAAATTTGATGTTCCTATTAATGTTGCCAATTTCGCTGTCAACTATAAGAGTCACGAAGGTTATTATTAGGACGTTACATGAGATTTTTAACTGTTATTACATACTTTTATGAAACTTTTGTCTTACTTTATATTTACGTACATATTTCTTGCCAATGTTAAATACTGCATTCTATATTCAAACGCAACTGTTAATTTGAATGTTGTTTTTTTCGAATTTTTGGCAAACCTTAGTGTTGACTTCCAATTGTTGGTAAACGCGAACATAAATGATATGAACAAACAGTTGTTGCATGCGTGGGATTTATTTTAATGTGACTGTTCTAGTTTGAATCGTTTAGGCTTCACGACGGAGTGTATTGAGGGATGAAGTTTTTCTCAGTTGTTCAACAGAGCTCTAACTGTTCACTTCGCAACAAGGTAGTAATATTTTATTAGTATATCTTACCAATTGCTGGAAAGAGAGGCGTCAGTGGATCACCTATCACCTGTAAGACGCTTCCTCTTAGAATTCCATGACTAGGTAAATAAGTTCCTTGTGGATAAATTGGTCCACCTTCTACATTGTAATCAGCTGGATCCGAATATAGTATCAAGCCTTTTGCTCCAAATTTTGCCGCCAATTTTGCCTAATGAGAGAATTATTGAAATTGACATGCGATGGTCAGAATTTTTTACagaatactttttaagaaaaagtcgcccaggaatgaacctgggcacgaaaaccaaactaccaaacgactgatccgctctcagccccagtccccttgcatcgggactgtgactgtgtgatcaccGTCGGGTTCATCACCATTCccctgaaaagaacagatactacacatgatcttagccaaaaggccgagaagcgaatTTGTTAAAGAATAGTGTAAAAgtcataaaatataataaagtcATAAAAAGTCTGAGGAACAAAACATTGTCGGTAAAAGTAGAAAATCTAACCTTATCTCCGTTGTGAATTTTTCCATATCGAGCGATTACGATTTTGTCAGTAATGTTTATCTCCTTGTCGTTTAATAGGTGCTGAAAATCTTCCATTGCAGCATAGTTGGCGTAGAGAAGATCGCCCTGACATATGAAAGGAAATGAAGACTGGCAATAAATGAACCTGGAGTTGTTAGAGATCTAACATATATAATGTGTAGAACATTTCCAAACCAATCAtccatatcatatacatatGCAGACATATAGGAGTTTTCAGCTTTAAGTACTAAACAATTAAATAACTAAAACATAAGTAAATAAATGAGAAACGAAATAGTTCAGGTAATGCAATTTGTAAATCATTTGAGCTAATGATAGTCGTAAATGTTAATCGTAGAATTTTcctatatttcatatatataattaaataatttaagcAAAGAACAAATGTTTCATTGTGTTAAGTCATTAGAGCTCTTGCCTAGGGTAACACTCACTACACCCTATATACCTTGAACTGTAATAGCTATTAAGATGATAATATGATGTTGATTGCACTAAGAATTAAGCAACGTCATGCAGGGAAGTACATAAATGCATGACACATTTCCATTTCAATTTAATATACCTGCACCGTTCCACTTGGAGAGTAAGCATTGAAGGCGGAAGGGATGTCCTTTCCTACGCTCTCTTCATCTAGTACTGGCTCATATACCGTTGATTGGAATGCTATCCTGTACCCTTCCGGTTGTGAAATATCATACGATAGTCTTTGCAccttaacaacaacaacaaaaacgtCTCTGGATAATTATAACGTTGTGCGGTTCAAATATTATGAGAGGCTGAACAACGGCACGTAATGACCTAAATTGTGTGGCAGAATTTGTTTTTACccaatacaacatatatatcaCAATGAAAGGAAAGCAATGACAATATACATTACCACATTTGTTTCTTCCGAATTACGCGAGGGCGAAGATAGCAGAATATTGTAAGAACTCATTTCAGATGAGTCCAAACCATACTCAATGAATTTATCTCTTATATGCTGTGCGATGACATATTCACTGTGACTTCCAGACACATGCGGGTCCATTGTCAGGAATCTGTAAAAAGGGAATAAACGAAACAACCATCAGTTTATGATCAATGAAATAGGCCTAACTATGCCAAGTACATTCTTAACATGTTCTAAGAATTCAAAAACTCCCTTAATCTTGATATTCTTGGATCTTTTGCTTCTGCTTAAAAGCTTTATGATGTTGCATGTGGTTGATATTGTAAGTCCTTACCAACTCGTGCAACACTCACACTCACTACAAATCCGTTCAATCTACAGGAAAATCCATAGGCCAAACAGCAGAGATATGTGTCGCTACAATCGGTTTAACGATTATTTCCTCTTGTTTCCTTTATTCTGACCTCCGATTATTCTGGCTTGATGAAACAAAAATCTTCGTCGAAACCATTTTAATTGCTTTTGTTTTGACTTTCCTCTTAGATAATTCTTTGCAATTCTGAAAAGTATTTTTAATCATAAATTGAGTCTAAATAAACATAGATTATAATTTCTTTGGATAAACATTCTTTTTTCATATCTTTAtatttttgctatatatatatatatatatttttatatatatgtatatatatatatatatatatatatatatatatatatatatatatatacatatatacatatatatatatatatatatatatatatatatatatatatttccagaggacaagaactTTGATTCGGGCAAGTcttgaaaaattcgggcagcctaagaggagaaattttttttttctcctcttaggctgcccgaatttttcaggacttttgcccgaatttcttgtcctctggaaatttgggggggggggcagtctgccccccgcctcgtacgcctatgtacctaggtctctttcaacagagacctcctgtaactccacaccattaacaTTGTAagtatacttttggttactactaccaatgtgcattaccttgcatttatcaatattaaaaagcatttgtcATCCCTGAGACCAGCAAAAAAACCTTATCCAAAAccgtttgaaacttctcagaatcgcttttggaagagacctcagaatacaatttggtgtcctCAGCAAACTttttagctgtacacaaaatatctcagtcgatgtcatttatataggcaacaaacaacaagggacccaaaaaAGGCCCTTGTGGacccactagtaacgtcctgccaagaataagcacagcctttaaataccaccctctgtttcctattagctattaccaagccaattctcgatccaagacagtaaaatcccattgacacccatacactacagcctaagtaaaagactctggtggggaactttatcaaaggccctCTGGAAATCCaagaacacaacatctacagacttctgtCTATTgggtgagcttgttacatcttccataaactcatggatattagtgagacaagacctttgaGAGttatgaagttttaatttttaatactGGTTTGATATTGATCAATATTGAAATTCGAATCAAGCAACAATTTTAGGAGTATTTTCTTAAAAGGAAACGTGTTGGGATTAGTGTCATCGTATATACTATATTTTATAGTCTGAATCGTTGCCTATTTGATTACgatatttgaaataataataacaatgatcaATGGGCTACAATGATTAACATTAACTTGCAACTTCTCTTATGTTCATACTTTCCTTCCTTGGTTTATGTGAACACATTGATATGATTATTGTAATCAATTATGAATCATTGTATGATATAACTGATGAATGTGGTCACTTGTAATTGTACTTTCCTGTGTCATTGGTAAGATATTGGGATTTAATACTTAAATATCAATTGGAGAACGGTACTTTTTATTCTTACCTCAATGTATCGTCTAATACTTCATTGTTAATTATATTACTCAGATTTTTCGTTATGTCCTCGGGACTTCCCACAGTGGCTTGTGCGGGATTCACGCTAACTCTATCCGGTCCACTGTACCATCCAATGAGGACACCAATGCAAAGAAATACGAATGATGAGCTTGTAACGGCAATTGCAACTACGGttgtatttattttcatattaacaATACTTCTGGATCAGAATGATCAAATGGGCTAC is from Apostichopus japonicus isolate 1M-3 chromosome 16, ASM3797524v1, whole genome shotgun sequence and encodes:
- the LOC139982183 gene encoding glutamate carboxypeptidase 2-like, yielding MKINTTVVAIAVTSSSFVFLCIGVLIGWYSGPDRVSVNPAQATVGSPEDITKNLSNIINNEVLDDTLRFLTMDPHVSGSHSEYVIAQHIRDKFIEYGLDSSEMSSYNILLSSPSRNSEETNVVQRLSYDISQPEGYRIAFQSTVYEPVLDEESVGKDIPSAFNAYSPSGTVQGDLLYANYAAMEDFQHLLNDKEINITDKIVIARYGKIHNGDKAKLAAKFGAKGLILYSDPADYNVEGGPIYPQGTYLPSHGILRGSVLQVIGDPLTPLFPAIGKIY